One part of the Sorangiineae bacterium MSr11954 genome encodes these proteins:
- a CDS encoding DUF1565 domain-containing protein, which produces MSSLGRNYLRYSHLAFLVAYSGLVAALDGCGSSDAQPSNRPPAEDAGAPDAQPAPDGGPRGCLPRTDTACDVFASPAQGNDANPGTRERPVKTLKEALAIAKKGQTVYLGDGTYDAANGEVWPQKIADGVTLEALAQGSAQIAGAPQASGLELTGSAQLRGVVFRAFKEAVRATAGTLRATDVRIEGGGGFQLADTAKAYLHSVTFEEITGVGVHVLGHAELEMNGGGIHVTPRGTGDCMNLAGVFVTQLGKATISGVSFSMLGVASVLAAAGAAVNVSNSTFAGPIPSVFCASSQITVAGSATLTADSVRVTNLSGFGAMAMDPSSNLTIRRSTIENTTGAIHNTGQLTVEESFLEARLTTIWLKENSVATISNTRIHGSSGVHTEYNASLTLRKSEIQVTGSGVWIPRANVDLGTVDDPGENSFLAGETALWIGYGTPTVQAVGNRWRPNVQGADVFGSYDAQLVQGPTSPAKPSNFDLQANCSIQF; this is translated from the coding sequence ATGAGCTCTCTCGGTCGCAATTATCTTCGATATTCCCACTTGGCCTTCCTCGTCGCGTACTCCGGCCTCGTCGCCGCCCTCGATGGCTGCGGCAGCTCCGATGCGCAGCCGTCGAATCGACCGCCCGCGGAGGACGCGGGGGCTCCCGATGCGCAGCCTGCTCCCGACGGAGGCCCGCGCGGCTGCCTCCCACGCACCGACACGGCGTGCGACGTGTTTGCGTCGCCGGCCCAGGGCAACGACGCGAACCCGGGCACGCGCGAAAGGCCGGTGAAGACCCTGAAAGAGGCGCTGGCCATCGCCAAAAAAGGACAAACCGTCTACCTCGGCGACGGCACCTACGATGCCGCGAACGGCGAGGTGTGGCCGCAGAAGATCGCCGACGGGGTCACCCTCGAGGCCCTCGCCCAAGGAAGCGCGCAGATCGCGGGCGCGCCGCAGGCATCGGGCCTCGAGCTCACGGGCAGCGCCCAACTGCGGGGGGTCGTCTTCCGCGCATTCAAGGAGGCGGTCCGTGCGACGGCCGGGACCTTGAGGGCGACCGATGTGCGCATCGAAGGCGGCGGCGGATTTCAGCTCGCAGATACCGCAAAGGCGTATTTGCATAGCGTCACGTTCGAGGAGATCACGGGCGTGGGCGTTCATGTCCTCGGCCACGCCGAGCTCGAGATGAACGGCGGGGGCATCCACGTCACACCGCGCGGCACGGGCGACTGCATGAACCTCGCGGGCGTGTTCGTGACGCAGCTCGGGAAGGCGACCATCAGCGGGGTGTCCTTCTCCATGCTGGGGGTCGCGAGCGTCCTGGCCGCCGCGGGCGCTGCGGTGAACGTGAGCAACAGCACCTTCGCAGGCCCGATCCCGAGCGTATTTTGCGCCTCGAGCCAGATCACCGTGGCCGGCAGCGCGACCCTCACCGCCGACAGCGTTCGCGTGACCAACCTATCGGGGTTCGGCGCCATGGCCATGGACCCGTCGAGCAACCTCACGATCCGGCGCTCGACGATCGAGAACACCACCGGGGCCATCCACAACACCGGACAGCTGACCGTCGAAGAGAGCTTCCTCGAAGCGCGGCTGACGACGATTTGGCTCAAGGAGAATAGCGTCGCCACCATCTCCAACACGAGAATCCATGGGAGCTCGGGCGTGCACACGGAGTACAATGCCTCGCTCACCCTACGAAAGAGCGAGATCCAAGTGACGGGGTCCGGCGTGTGGATCCCGCGCGCGAACGTCGATCTCGGCACCGTGGACGATCCTGGAGAGAACAGCTTCCTCGCCGGCGAGACCGCGCTCTGGATCGGCTACGGAACCCCGACGGTCCAAGCCGTCGGCAACCGCTGGCGCCCCAACGTGCAAGGCGCCGACGTGTTCGGATCGTACGACGCCCAGCTCGTGCAAGGCCCGACGTCTCCCGCGAAGCCGTCGAACTTCGACCTTCAAGCCAACTGCAGCATTCAGTTCTGA
- a CDS encoding LysR family transcriptional regulator, whose translation MMFNLTDYRVLRQIDLNLLVVFATVFRERSVKRAAKRLFVGQSAVSMALGRLRVLFKDDLFVKVATGVEPTSKATAIEPLVQKALDLVHGAVFDATEFDPKTASRIVRLALADDLDVWLLPRLLDEIQRKAPGVILVVQSNNWYTGLPLLERGETDIAIGVLPKPGAALVSEELYRQRFVSIFDPAHVRPPLTMRRFLATPHVMASITGDLVGLVDEALRAQGKKRRLIATVSGFSPLGALVKGRPLIATLPHIAAAVVAQTYGLRTAEPPVAMTAYPVSMVWHAKSERDAALTWVREQLRAVVRAVLEPSAGAPSSGSKRGGAVDR comes from the coding sequence ATGATGTTCAACCTTACTGACTATCGAGTCCTCCGCCAGATCGATCTCAACCTGCTCGTGGTGTTCGCCACCGTATTCCGAGAGCGCAGCGTGAAGCGCGCCGCGAAGCGGTTGTTCGTCGGTCAATCGGCGGTGAGCATGGCGCTGGGGCGGCTTCGCGTGCTCTTCAAGGACGACCTCTTCGTCAAGGTGGCGACCGGGGTCGAGCCCACGTCGAAGGCGACGGCGATCGAGCCGCTGGTGCAAAAGGCCCTGGACCTGGTGCACGGCGCGGTCTTCGACGCGACCGAGTTCGATCCGAAGACGGCATCCCGAATCGTCCGCCTGGCCCTGGCCGACGATTTGGACGTGTGGCTCCTGCCTCGCCTCTTGGACGAGATTCAACGAAAAGCGCCGGGCGTGATCCTCGTCGTGCAGAGCAACAATTGGTACACGGGGCTCCCCTTGCTCGAGCGCGGAGAGACGGACATCGCCATCGGTGTGCTGCCCAAACCGGGCGCCGCGCTCGTCTCCGAGGAGCTCTATCGGCAGCGGTTCGTTTCGATCTTCGATCCTGCTCACGTGCGACCGCCGCTCACGATGAGGCGATTCCTCGCGACGCCCCACGTGATGGCGAGCATCACCGGCGATCTGGTGGGCCTGGTCGACGAGGCGCTCCGCGCCCAAGGGAAGAAGCGCCGTTTGATCGCCACGGTCTCCGGATTCAGTCCCCTGGGCGCCCTCGTCAAGGGCCGGCCGCTCATCGCGACCTTGCCGCACATCGCGGCGGCGGTGGTGGCGCAGACGTACGGGCTTCGCACGGCCGAGCCACCCGTTGCCATGACCGCATATCCCGTATCCATGGTGTGGCACGCCAAATCCGAGCGCGACGCGGCGCTCACGTGGGTTCGGGAGCAACTGCGCGCCGTCGTGCGGGCCGTTCTGGAGCCGAGCGCCGGCGCGCCGTCGTCGGGCTCGAAGCGAGGCGGGGCCGTCGATCGATGA
- the dauA gene encoding C4-dicarboxylic acid transporter DauA, with translation MTTLESPPRSRAFRKELAPGKAGAMAAVPIGAALRRVFAKGYGIADLRSDVLAGAVVGIVALPLSMALAIAVGTPPQHGLYTAIVAGAVVALLGGCKFQVTGPTAAFVVILAPIVAKHGIGGLLTAGLLAGLLLIAMGLARLGSLIQYIPYPVTTGFTTGIATVIATLQIKDVFGLLPDSMPEHYVDKVAALWRARGTAHAGEFGVAAVTLALLLLIPRIIEKVPAPLIAIGGAALVSALLHAAYPAFAVATIGSRFHTVVGGVEIAGIPSVLPSPSLPWGTGGLTFGLVHDLLPAALAIAMLGAIESLLSAVIADGMTHTRHDPNTELVALGVGNVVAPIFGGIAATGALARTATNIRAGARSPFASVTHAAVVLLAMLALGRWMAYVPMASLAALLLLVAWNMSEVHSFVGIIKVAPKSDVFVLVTCFLLTVFFDMVVAVSTGFVLAAILFMRRMAELTQSRLELDATREGGKVALPEGVMLYAINGPLFFGGAQKAMGALHSVQGDSFRVLIIDLGRVPVIDATGLVALENAMARVLRWKKKVVLAGPLPKPRRIFDKAKLETKYMGLAITPDLDAAIALSGGLALEPPIQN, from the coding sequence ATGACGACACTGGAAAGTCCACCTCGCAGCCGCGCGTTCCGAAAAGAGCTAGCCCCCGGAAAAGCCGGCGCGATGGCCGCCGTGCCGATCGGGGCAGCCCTTCGTCGCGTGTTCGCGAAAGGGTACGGGATCGCCGATCTGCGCTCGGACGTGTTGGCGGGTGCCGTGGTCGGCATCGTGGCCTTGCCCCTCTCGATGGCGCTGGCCATCGCGGTGGGCACGCCGCCTCAGCACGGCCTTTACACCGCCATCGTCGCCGGTGCGGTCGTGGCCTTGCTCGGTGGGTGCAAATTTCAGGTGACCGGCCCGACGGCCGCGTTCGTGGTGATCCTGGCGCCGATCGTTGCCAAGCACGGGATCGGGGGGTTGCTGACGGCGGGGCTCTTGGCCGGGCTCCTGCTCATCGCCATGGGGCTCGCGCGCCTCGGGAGCTTGATTCAGTACATCCCGTACCCGGTGACGACGGGCTTTACCACGGGCATCGCGACCGTCATCGCGACCTTGCAGATCAAGGACGTGTTCGGGCTCCTGCCGGATTCGATGCCCGAGCACTACGTCGATAAAGTCGCCGCGCTTTGGCGGGCCAGGGGGACGGCGCACGCGGGTGAGTTTGGCGTGGCGGCCGTGACCCTCGCGCTCCTTCTGCTCATTCCGCGGATCATCGAGAAGGTTCCGGCGCCGCTCATCGCCATTGGCGGCGCAGCGCTCGTCTCGGCGCTGCTTCACGCGGCCTATCCGGCGTTCGCGGTCGCCACCATCGGAAGCCGATTTCACACCGTGGTGGGCGGCGTGGAGATCGCGGGTATTCCGTCCGTGCTCCCGTCGCCCTCTCTGCCGTGGGGCACGGGCGGGCTGACCTTCGGGCTCGTTCACGACCTACTTCCGGCCGCATTGGCCATCGCCATGCTGGGCGCGATCGAGTCGCTCCTGTCGGCGGTGATCGCCGACGGTATGACCCATACGCGGCACGATCCGAACACGGAGCTGGTGGCGCTCGGGGTGGGAAATGTCGTCGCGCCGATCTTTGGGGGCATCGCCGCCACGGGGGCGCTCGCCCGAACCGCGACGAACATTCGCGCGGGGGCGCGCTCTCCGTTTGCATCGGTCACGCACGCCGCCGTGGTTCTCTTGGCGATGCTCGCGCTGGGCCGGTGGATGGCGTACGTGCCCATGGCCTCGCTCGCCGCGCTCTTGCTTCTCGTGGCGTGGAACATGTCCGAGGTTCACAGCTTCGTCGGTATCATCAAAGTTGCACCGAAGAGCGATGTCTTCGTGCTCGTGACGTGCTTTTTGCTCACGGTCTTCTTCGATATGGTGGTCGCTGTCTCCACGGGCTTCGTGCTCGCGGCCATCTTGTTCATGCGGCGCATGGCCGAGCTCACGCAGTCTCGTTTGGAGCTCGACGCCACGCGCGAGGGCGGAAAGGTCGCCTTGCCCGAAGGGGTCATGCTCTACGCGATCAACGGCCCGCTCTTCTTCGGTGGAGCCCAGAAGGCCATGGGCGCGCTCCACTCGGTCCAGGGGGACTCGTTTCGCGTGCTCATCATCGATTTGGGGCGCGTCCCCGTCATCGACGCGACGGGGCTCGTGGCGCTCGAGAACGCGATGGCTAGGGTGCTCCGCTGGAAGAAGAAGGTCGTCCTCGCGGGGCCCCTGCCGAAGCCGCGGCGAATCTTCGACAAGGCCAAATTGGAGACGAAGTACATGGGGCTCGCCATCACCCCCGACTTGGATGCGGCGATCGCGCTCTCGGGTGGCCTTGCCCTCGAGCCCCCGATTCAGAACTGA
- a CDS encoding NAD(P)H-binding protein, protein MNIGIIGATGNIGRRIADEALRRGHRVTAIARDASRVPPEKSGKVAWKVADVFDPEGLARALDDVDVLVSTYQPGNASIDIADTIQRSIADPSVYAAAARSMLRAIERTRPSMRLIVVGGAGSLEIRPGLALVDSPDAEARLEKLGIPKEYKVAVEGHRDALNVLRLSNRNWTYVSPAEQIRAGERTGRFRLGDNQPVLDRDGESRISYEDLAVALIDEVEIPKYVQRRFTLGY, encoded by the coding sequence ATGAACATCGGAATCATCGGAGCTACGGGGAACATCGGCCGGCGCATCGCAGACGAAGCGCTGCGGCGCGGACATCGGGTGACGGCCATCGCGCGCGACGCGTCGCGTGTTCCGCCGGAAAAGAGCGGCAAAGTCGCGTGGAAGGTGGCCGACGTGTTCGACCCCGAGGGCCTCGCGCGGGCGCTCGACGACGTCGACGTCCTGGTCAGCACCTACCAACCCGGCAACGCGTCCATCGACATCGCCGACACCATCCAGCGCTCGATCGCGGATCCTTCGGTGTACGCGGCGGCCGCCCGGTCCATGCTGCGGGCCATCGAGCGCACGCGCCCGAGCATGCGCCTCATCGTGGTCGGCGGCGCGGGGAGCCTGGAGATCCGGCCCGGGCTCGCGTTGGTCGACTCGCCGGACGCGGAGGCGCGATTGGAGAAGCTCGGTATCCCCAAGGAATACAAAGTGGCGGTCGAGGGGCACCGCGACGCGCTGAACGTGCTCCGGCTCTCCAATCGCAATTGGACCTACGTGAGCCCGGCGGAGCAAATCCGCGCGGGCGAGCGCACCGGCCGCTTTCGGCTGGGCGACAATCAGCCGGTGCTGGACCGAGATGGGGAGAGCCGCATCTCGTACGAAGATCTCGCGGTCGCGTTGATCGACGAAGTGGAGATTCCAAAGTACGTCCAAAGGCGTTTCACCCTCGGGTATTGA
- a CDS encoding dihydrofolate reductase family protein has translation MRKLIVSEFITLDGVIQAPGGPDEDRDGGFAHGAWTLPYWHDDIGRSFGALMKDTDAFLLGRRTYVTHAQAFEPMPAGDVFGDMMNAPAKYVVSKTLDKPIWRNTTIIRDDVVNAVRALKAQPGKNILTDGSSQLVHTLLENDLVDELHLLLYPISVGGGKRLFPAGTAQKFALLETTPYPTGVVGLHYKRAV, from the coding sequence ATGAGAAAGCTCATCGTTTCGGAGTTCATCACGCTCGATGGCGTCATCCAGGCCCCTGGCGGTCCGGACGAGGATCGCGACGGCGGCTTTGCCCACGGCGCTTGGACGCTCCCCTACTGGCACGACGATATCGGTCGTTCGTTCGGGGCGCTCATGAAGGACACGGATGCCTTTCTGCTCGGGCGGCGCACCTATGTCACCCACGCCCAGGCGTTCGAGCCCATGCCGGCCGGCGACGTGTTCGGCGATATGATGAACGCGCCGGCCAAGTACGTCGTCTCCAAAACGCTCGACAAGCCCATCTGGCGCAACACGACCATCATTCGCGACGATGTCGTCAATGCGGTTCGCGCGCTCAAGGCGCAGCCCGGCAAGAACATCCTCACCGACGGGAGCAGCCAGCTGGTGCACACGCTGCTGGAAAACGATCTGGTCGACGAGCTGCATCTTCTCCTCTACCCGATTTCCGTCGGCGGAGGAAAACGCCTGTTCCCTGCGGGCACCGCCCAGAAGTTCGCGCTGCTGGAGACGACGCCGTATCCGACCGGTGTCGTGGGGCTGCACTACAAGCGCGCGGTGTGA
- a CDS encoding sigma-54 dependent transcriptional regulator — protein MPRSKRQLDVVLQPVLRSAAMRNLDRIIRKVADKDVIVTFIGESGTGKEVLARRIHDRSARCRGPFIPINCAAIPEALFESELFGHEKGAFTGANDRARGKVEAAAGGTLFLDELGEMPIGVQAKLLRFLENRKFMRVGGTTKIAVDVRLVTATLRPLEAEVKTGRFRADLFYRIQGISLNVPPLRDRQADLPILVRQFVETLSVQHGTKPPRFTRAAMAALRNYPWPGNVRELRNLVELVCLLRDGKQIRTRDLPPPIREAAPQTAPTRGEPRIAPGAEILEIRLDEPLEGTIDRILRAALDLEGGNRSRAARRLGISVRTMQRYASRAVPDTRRVDPSASTITP, from the coding sequence ATGCCCCGTTCGAAGCGGCAGCTCGACGTCGTCCTCCAGCCAGTCCTGCGATCGGCTGCCATGCGCAACCTCGACCGCATCATCCGCAAGGTGGCCGACAAGGATGTCATCGTCACGTTCATCGGAGAGAGCGGCACGGGAAAGGAGGTGCTGGCGCGCCGCATCCACGATCGATCCGCCCGCTGCCGCGGCCCGTTCATCCCCATCAATTGCGCCGCCATTCCGGAGGCGCTGTTCGAGAGCGAGCTATTCGGCCACGAAAAAGGCGCCTTCACGGGCGCCAACGACCGCGCGCGCGGCAAGGTGGAGGCGGCGGCCGGCGGCACGTTGTTCTTGGACGAGCTGGGCGAGATGCCCATCGGCGTTCAAGCGAAGCTCCTGAGGTTCCTGGAAAACCGTAAATTCATGAGGGTCGGCGGGACGACCAAAATCGCCGTCGATGTACGGCTCGTCACCGCCACATTGCGTCCCCTCGAAGCCGAGGTCAAAACAGGACGATTCCGGGCCGATCTCTTTTACCGCATCCAGGGCATCAGCTTGAACGTCCCTCCCCTTCGCGACCGACAAGCCGATTTGCCCATCCTGGTGCGCCAGTTCGTCGAAACGCTATCGGTCCAACACGGGACCAAGCCTCCCCGGTTCACCCGAGCCGCGATGGCGGCGCTCCGCAATTACCCATGGCCCGGCAATGTCCGCGAGCTACGAAATCTGGTGGAGCTCGTCTGCCTGCTGCGCGACGGAAAGCAGATTCGCACGCGCGATCTTCCGCCCCCCATACGCGAGGCCGCACCCCAAACGGCGCCGACGCGCGGCGAACCACGCATCGCGCCCGGCGCCGAGATCCTCGAAATACGGCTCGATGAACCCCTCGAGGGCACGATCGATCGGATCCTTCGCGCGGCGCTGGACCTCGAGGGCGGCAACCGCTCGCGGGCGGCGCGTCGTCTGGGGATCAGCGTTCGAACGATGCAGCGCTATGCCTCGCGCGCGGTGCCCGACACGCGGCGGGTCGACCCCTCGGCCTCGACCATCACACCTTGA
- a CDS encoding DUF1588 domain-containing protein, whose translation MRPRTKTSAKTWLAILGVAVLGAAGCGNRDRSAPTSGDEPTTPEEEAAAHQPIPEGTSIGKVQLRRLTKAEYESSIRDVFALGSEWAGASLSADPSSKSGFDNDVELLAIDETRGAELVAAAESIADLPPPPPNAGEPPVPKPGLTTRELYETVHSTKSGCAGCHRQIDPIGFGLEHFDVAGTYRTSERDKPIDPSGSITNFGGATPAFDDHKGLAKLLAGSPLVADCVGGMMASYAFGSGEGKTYTLPESRDGFRSATVSLVDYFSKLAAAPHFVVRLPAGK comes from the coding sequence ATGAGACCGCGAACGAAGACCTCGGCGAAGACATGGCTGGCCATCCTCGGAGTTGCGGTGCTCGGCGCGGCGGGCTGCGGGAATCGGGATCGCAGCGCCCCGACGAGCGGGGACGAGCCGACGACGCCGGAGGAAGAAGCGGCCGCCCATCAGCCAATCCCCGAGGGAACGTCGATCGGCAAGGTCCAACTGCGACGGCTGACGAAGGCCGAATACGAGAGCTCGATTCGCGACGTCTTCGCGCTCGGGTCCGAGTGGGCCGGCGCTTCGCTCAGCGCGGATCCCTCGTCCAAGAGCGGCTTCGACAACGACGTCGAGCTCCTCGCGATCGACGAGACGCGCGGGGCCGAGCTCGTGGCCGCCGCCGAATCGATCGCCGACCTCCCGCCGCCGCCGCCCAACGCGGGCGAGCCGCCGGTGCCCAAGCCGGGCCTCACCACGCGCGAGCTCTACGAGACCGTGCACTCGACCAAATCGGGTTGCGCCGGGTGCCACCGGCAGATCGATCCGATCGGGTTCGGCCTCGAGCACTTCGACGTAGCGGGCACGTACCGCACGTCCGAGCGCGACAAGCCGATCGACCCGAGCGGCAGCATCACCAACTTCGGCGGAGCGACGCCGGCGTTCGACGATCACAAAGGTCTCGCCAAGCTCCTCGCGGGCTCGCCGCTGGTCGCCGATTGCGTGGGCGGAATGATGGCCTCGTATGCGTTTGGAAGCGGTGAGGGCAAGACGTACACGCTGCCCGAATCGCGCGACGGCTTTCGCAGCGCGACGGTCAGCCTGGTCGATTACTTCTCCAAGCTCGCCGCGGCGCCCCACTTCGTCGTGCGCTTACCCGCTGGCAAGTAG
- a CDS encoding chitinase, translating to MRRLLSCLMGLGLVVAGGAPAAAAEVAEEAVLADTCPVKSRPTGKVLQGYWENWDGAANGVHPPFGWVPINDSRILAHGYNVINAAFPVILNDGTALWEDGMDATVKVSTPAQMCAAKDAGATILMSIGGAAAGIDLNSTAVADKFVATIVPILKKYNFDGIDIDIETGLTSSGNINTLSTSQKNLIRIIDGVLAQMPSNFGLTMAPETAYVTGGSIVYGSIWGAYLPIIKKYADNGRLWWLNMQYYNGSMYGCRGDSYQAGTVQGFTVQTNCLDTGLVVQGVTIRVPLDKQVPGLPAQPGAGGGYMSPNLVSQAYNSVRGLKGLMTWSINWDGSRNWTFGNNVKALQGR from the coding sequence ATGCGTCGTTTGCTTTCGTGCTTGATGGGGCTCGGTTTGGTGGTGGCAGGGGGGGCTCCGGCGGCGGCGGCGGAGGTCGCCGAAGAGGCGGTTTTGGCGGACACTTGTCCGGTCAAATCTCGGCCGACGGGGAAGGTCCTCCAGGGGTACTGGGAGAACTGGGATGGGGCGGCCAATGGTGTTCATCCGCCATTTGGTTGGGTTCCAATCAACGACAGCCGGATTCTCGCCCACGGCTACAATGTGATCAACGCGGCGTTCCCGGTGATCCTCAACGATGGCACGGCCCTCTGGGAGGATGGGATGGATGCCACGGTCAAGGTGTCCACGCCCGCCCAGATGTGCGCGGCCAAGGACGCCGGGGCCACCATTCTGATGTCCATCGGTGGGGCGGCCGCCGGCATCGACCTCAACTCGACGGCGGTGGCCGACAAGTTCGTGGCCACCATCGTGCCGATCCTCAAGAAGTACAACTTCGACGGCATCGACATCGACATCGAGACGGGTCTGACCAGCTCCGGGAACATCAATACACTGTCCACGTCGCAGAAGAACCTGATCCGGATCATCGATGGCGTGCTCGCGCAGATGCCATCGAACTTCGGGCTGACGATGGCGCCCGAAACGGCGTATGTCACGGGCGGCAGCATCGTGTACGGGTCGATCTGGGGAGCCTATCTGCCGATCATCAAGAAGTACGCCGACAATGGGCGACTCTGGTGGCTGAATATGCAGTACTACAATGGAAGCATGTACGGTTGCCGCGGTGATTCGTACCAGGCAGGGACGGTCCAAGGCTTTACCGTGCAGACGAATTGCTTGGACACGGGCCTGGTGGTGCAGGGGGTGACCATTCGGGTGCCGCTCGACAAGCAGGTCCCGGGTTTGCCGGCGCAGCCGGGCGCGGGTGGCGGCTACATGTCTCCCAATCTGGTATCGCAGGCCTACAACAGTGTCCGCGGCCTGAAGGGGCTGATGACCTGGTCGATCAACTGGGACGGCTCGAGGAACTGGACCTTCGGCAACAACGTGAAGGCCTTGCAGGGTAGATGA
- a CDS encoding Ig-like domain-containing protein — MALAVAVAGSGLWACDSNDATPSPHDSGTADAGPDAKTADPRDAGPGDAEPDAPAPLTATFSPANKDENVGVRDPIRITFSEPVQISPNPVSLFRADGAAIASTAALSADRRTLTVTPTSPFSAPAEVFATFGDISTLDGKPFAPKPAWSWKIPYWHAVGRGSLDASHSAIYLAGGPDGQIHAIHGRYDASHRLRPFVSRIDGPQGTWHTLGDIGFVDDIAPYSIAADPQGAPVVFVPEESSGNYRMRVRRWSGTDWKNVGYPFGITKTSHRQEHRAMAIDATGRMFVAFADSTAGEEGYFTVVWAFDGNQWRSLGRVTSLSEGYVGSPSVAVDKEGTPYVSVTARGPSGGSALVRKFSSGAWVPAGPDPSLDGRSASLVRLAFDDAGELFALMATAAGTESDLRVARLDGGKWVQVGQPLGASRYDVSLTHFVRGREGHLFALWRQAEDVDNAASFHVADVTRKDWSLVGPSFLVPYGGYDDSLAVESDGSPIVTVDSGGPVYRVNH; from the coding sequence ATGGCTTTGGCCGTCGCCGTAGCGGGTAGCGGCCTTTGGGCATGTGACTCCAATGACGCGACCCCTTCGCCGCACGATAGCGGAACCGCCGACGCAGGGCCGGACGCAAAGACGGCCGATCCCCGCGACGCGGGGCCTGGCGACGCGGAGCCGGATGCCCCCGCTCCCCTCACCGCCACCTTTTCGCCTGCAAACAAAGACGAGAATGTCGGCGTGCGCGATCCGATTCGAATCACATTTTCGGAGCCCGTCCAGATCTCCCCCAACCCCGTCTCGCTCTTCCGGGCCGATGGCGCCGCCATCGCATCGACGGCCGCGCTCTCCGCCGACCGGCGCACCCTCACCGTCACCCCGACGAGCCCCTTTTCGGCGCCGGCCGAGGTGTTCGCGACCTTCGGCGACATTTCCACGCTCGACGGCAAGCCATTTGCGCCCAAGCCGGCGTGGAGTTGGAAAATCCCCTATTGGCACGCCGTGGGACGCGGTTCGCTCGACGCCAGCCACTCGGCGATCTACTTGGCGGGCGGACCCGACGGGCAGATCCACGCCATTCATGGGAGGTACGACGCATCCCATCGATTGCGCCCCTTCGTGAGCCGCATCGACGGCCCCCAAGGAACGTGGCACACGCTCGGCGACATCGGCTTCGTCGACGACATCGCGCCGTACTCGATCGCCGCCGATCCGCAAGGTGCGCCGGTGGTGTTCGTCCCCGAAGAGTCGAGCGGCAACTACCGCATGCGCGTTCGGAGGTGGTCGGGCACCGACTGGAAGAACGTTGGCTATCCATTTGGAATCACCAAAACCTCCCATCGACAAGAGCACCGTGCGATGGCCATCGACGCCACGGGCCGAATGTTCGTCGCCTTCGCCGACAGCACTGCGGGCGAAGAGGGATACTTCACCGTGGTTTGGGCCTTCGACGGAAACCAATGGCGCTCGCTCGGCCGAGTCACGAGCCTGTCGGAAGGCTACGTCGGATCGCCGTCGGTCGCCGTGGACAAAGAAGGGACTCCTTACGTCAGCGTGACCGCGCGCGGCCCATCCGGCGGAAGCGCGTTGGTGCGCAAGTTCTCGAGCGGCGCATGGGTCCCCGCCGGCCCCGACCCTTCCCTCGACGGCCGGAGCGCTTCGCTCGTGCGCCTGGCCTTCGATGACGCGGGCGAACTGTTCGCTTTGATGGCCACGGCCGCGGGGACCGAGTCCGATCTTCGCGTCGCACGCCTCGACGGTGGAAAATGGGTGCAGGTCGGCCAGCCCCTCGGCGCCTCGCGTTACGATGTGAGCCTTACCCACTTCGTACGGGGCCGCGAAGGCCACCTCTTCGCACTTTGGCGGCAGGCGGAGGACGTGGACAACGCAGCGTCGTTTCATGTCGCCGATGTGACGCGAAAGGATTGGAGCCTGGTCGGGCCGTCTTTTTTGGTTCCATATGGCGGATACGATGACTCTCTGGCGGTCGAATCGGATGGCTCCCCCATCGTCACGGTCGATTCCGGCGGCCCCGTGTACCGCGTCAATCATTGA